A single Fusarium oxysporum Fo47 chromosome IV, complete sequence DNA region contains:
- a CDS encoding E3 ubiquitin-protein ligase HEL2 codes for MASPEGGSNTGATASESQPQGDGQRNRGRGRGKGNQNRRGGQRRGRGGNNSNVPIVPANPAAQDVAAAASRAHAMAAGKAAEAAEDDDGEVCFICANPVAHHSIAPCNHTTCHICGLRMRALYKTKDCAHCRTPAPYVIFTDDPEKRFEDYSEKDITTTDSNIGIKYTKEDIVGDTVLLLRYNCPDASCDFAGLGWPDLHRHVKSAHRKRMCDLCTRNKRVFTHEHELFADKELEKHMRHGDDKPGAADQTGFKGHPLCGFCGERFYDDDKLYEHCRMKHERCFICDRRDSRHPHYYLDYNALEEHFKKDHYLCSDRECLEKKFVVFESELDLQAHQLSDHGGKATGRDARVVNISGFDIRTPYQQERGGGGSGREEGRRGGRDGRRGGNRGRDPNMEPVPASSAQPLRRDEIAFQRQMAIHSAQSVSNRTFGGSLSAPSPTPAQASSQSRGGSSSNTPRASQTNLANPIESATVPDPANLSPEERARLVRHGAVVERASNLLGNDAQRMATFRNHISSYRQGGLTAPQLIDAFFTLFADTSSNALGTMVREVADLYEDKNKADALRKAWQDWRAINEDYPSLPGLSGMHGATSSSSGWANAASANPAVPNAKATQKYSNRVLKLKNSTRLGGPAPVSSSGASSWAARPAVSAPPSSSNAFPSLPSAGNSSSSASRSNWTTPTPSSSQSTTLNRPRPAPRPTGEDAFPALPTAPKPTTTIFGYGNGRAVRRDYGSRETGFQWGGSGSSTPAGEEPTEDDEAGGKKKGGKKGKKVLVQWG; via the exons ATGGCTTCACCGGAAGGGGGCAGCAATACTGGAGCGACAGCTTCCGAGTCTCAACCACAAGGCGACGGTCAGCGCAACAGAGGACGAGGTCGAGGAAAGGGAAATCAGAACCGACGAGGCGGCCAACGGCGTGGCCGTGGCGGTAACAACTCCAACGTGCCCATCGTTCCCGCAAACCCGGCTGCTCAAGATgttgcagctgcagcttccAGAGCCCATGCCATGGCTGCGGGCAAAGCAGCTGAAGCTgccgaggatgatgacggCGAGGTGTGCTTCATCTGCGCGAACCCAGTCGCTCACCACTCTATTGCGCCTTGTAACCATACGACATGCCATATTTGCGGCCTGCGCATGAGAGCCCTTTATAAGACAAAGGACTGCGCTCACTGTCGT ACCCCAGCTCCCTATGTCATCTTTACCGACGACCCCGAGAAACGTTTCGAGGATTACTCAGAAAAGGATATCACAACCACCGACAGCAACATCGGAATCAAGTACACAAAAGAGGATATTGTGGGCGATACCGTTCTCCTCCTGCGATATAACTGCCCCGACGCATCCTGCGATTTCGCTGGCCTCGGCTGGCCTGACTTGCACCGCCATGTCAAGTCCGCTCACCGCAAGCGCATGTGCGATCTATGCACTCGTAACAAGAGGGTATTCACACATGAACATGAGCTATTTGCGGATAAGGAACTGGAGAAGCACATGCGTCATGGAGACGACAAGCCCGGCGCGGCAGACCAAACAGGCTTCAAGGGTCACCCCTTGTGTGGGTTCTGTGGAGAGCGGTTTtacgacgacgacaagttGTACGAGCATTGCCGGATGAAGCATGAGCGCTGCTTTATCTGCGATAGGCGAGACTCGCGACATCCCCACTACTACCTCGACTACAATGCACTCGAAGAGCATTTCAAGAAGGACCACTACCTCTGCAGCGACCGAGAATGTTTGGAAAAGAAATTTGTAGTCTTTGAGTCGGAGCTGGACTTGCAGGCTCACCAATTGAGTGATCACGGTGGTAAAGCAACAGGCAGAGACGCGCGAGTAGTCAACATCTCAGGATTCGACATTCGGACACCATACCAGCAAGAGAGAGGCGGTGGCGGTAgtgggagagaagaaggacgacgGGGAGGCAGAGATGGGCGAAGAGGAGGGAACAGAGGCCGCGACCCTAATATGGAACCGGTTCCTGCGAGCTCCGCCCAGCCATTACGACGAGATGAGATTGCCTTCCAGCGGCAAATGGCTATCCATTCTGCGCAATCAGTGTCCAATCGCACATTTGGTGGTTCACTCTCTGCGCCTTCACCCACACCCGCTCAAGCCTCATCACAATCTCGTGGCGGCAGCTCATCAAACACTCCCCGTGCCAGTCAGACAAACCTTGCTAATCCCATCGAATCTGCTACTGTCCCGGATCCTGCCAACCTCAGCCCTGAGGAGCGTGCCCGACTTGTGCGCCATGGTGCTGTAGTCGAACGAGCATCAAACCTCCTCGGCAACGATGCGCAGCGCATGGCAACATTCCGAAACCACATCTCTTCATATCGCCAAGGCGGACTTACTGCACCTCAACTCATCGACGCTTTCTTCACTCTCTTCGCCGATACTTCCTCAAACGCTCTTGGTACGATGGTCCGAGAGGTTGCGGATCTGTATgaggacaagaacaaggccgATGCCCTCCGCAAAGCCTGGCAGGACTGGCGTGCCATCAACGAAGACTATCCTAGCTTACCCGGTCTAAGTGGTATGCATGGTGCAACCTCGAGTTCAAGTGGTTGGGCCAATGCAGCATCTGCCAACCCAGCAGTTCCCAATGCGAAGGCCACACAAAAGTACTCGAACCGTGTATTAAAGCTCAAGAACAGCACAAGACTCGGTGGTCCTGCGCCTGTGTCCTCTAGCGGAGCTTCATCGTGGGCCGCTCGTCCTGCTGTCAGTGCTCCCCCATCGTCCTCCAATGCATTCCCTTCTCTTCCCTCAGCTGGCaactcctcatcttctgcctCTCGATCCAACTGGACGACTCCCACtccttcatcctcacaaTCCACAACCCTCAATCGTCCCCGTCCTGCTCCTCGTCCTACTGGCGAGGATGCTTTCCCTGCTCTTCCGACAGCGCCAAAGCCTACCACTACAATTTTTGGCTATGGAAACGGCCGGGCCGTCAGACGCGACTATGGAAGTCGTGAAACCGGTTTCCAATGGGGCGGCAGCGGCTCGAGTACACCAGCTGGTGAAGAGCCCAccgaggatgacgaggcTGGTGGTAAGAAAAAGGGTGggaagaagggcaagaaagTCCTTGTGCAGTGGGGTTAG
- a CDS encoding chaperonin Cpn60/TCP-1 family, which translates to MSFQPTQIFEEGTTEEKGENARLAAFVGAIAVGDLVKSTLGPKGMDKILQSASTAEIMVTNDGATILKSIALDNAAAKVLVNISKVQDDEVGDGTTSVAVLAAELLREAEKLVDKKIHPQTIIEGYRIASQAALKALEGSAVDHSKNPEAFRQDLLAIARTTLSSKVLAQDRKQFAELAVDAVLRLKSSDLNHIQIIKKAGGKLSDSYLDEGFILDKKIGVNQPKRLEKAKILVANTSMDTDKVKIFGARVKVGSTSKLAELEKAEKEKMKAKVEKIKAHGINCFINRQLIYNWPEQLFTDAGIMSIEHADFDGIERLALVTGGEIASTFDHPDQVKLGHCDVIEEVIIGEDTLIKFSGVAGGEACTIVLRGATEQLLDEAERSLHDALAVLSQTVKEPRTTLGGGCAEMLMAKAVEGAATRVEGKRQLAVSSFAVALRQLPTILADNAGLDSGDLVARLRKALYDGLTTYGLDLMTPGGGITDMRDLGVIESYKLKKAVVSSASEAAELLLRVDDIIRAAPRRRERM; encoded by the exons ATG TCTTTCCAACCAACCCAAATTTTTGAGGAGGGCACTACTGAGGAAAAGGGTGAGAATGCTCGTCTCGCCGCCTTTGTCGGTGCCATCGCCGTCGGTGACCTCGTAAAGAGCACCCTTGGTCCTAAGGGTATGGACAAGATTCTCCAGTCAGC CTCCACCGCCGAAATCATGGTTACCAACGACGGTGCCACAATCCTCAAGTCGATCGCCCTCGATAACGCCGCCGCAAAGGTTCTGGTCAATATTTCGAAGGTCCAAGACGACGAAGTCGGTGACGGTACCACCTCCGTTGCTGTTCTCGCTGCCGAGCTATTGagagaggcagagaagctggTCGACAAGAAGATCCACCCCCAGACTATCATTGAGGGCTACCGGATAGCCAGCCAGGCTGCGCTGAAGGCGTTGGAAGGATCAGCCGTTGATCACAGCAAGAACCCCGAAGCCTTCCGACAAGATCTGCTCGCCATTGCCCGAACAACACTCAGCTCCAAGGTCCTGGCCCAGGACCGCAAACAGTTCGCCGAATTGGCCGTTGATGCCGTCCTCCGACTTAAGTCATCCGACCTCAACCacatccagatcatcaagaaggcCGGAGGCAAACTCAGTGACTCCTACCTTGACGAAGGTTTCATTCTCGATAAGAAGATTGGTGTCAACCAGCCCAAGCGACTagagaaggccaagattcTGGTGGCCAACACCTCCATGGACAccgacaaggtcaagatctTTGGTGCCCGTGTTAAGGTTGGTTCAACAAGCAAGCTTGCTGAACTTgagaaggccgagaaggagaagatgaaggccaaggttgagaagatcaaggcacACGGCATCAACTGCTTCATCAACCGACAGCTCATTTACAACTGGCCCGAGCAGCTGTTTACTGATGCCGGCATCATGTCAATTGAGCATGCTGACTTCGACGGTATTGAGCGTCTTGCCCTGGTCACAGGCGGTGAGATTGCCTCGACCTTTGACCATCCCGATCAAGTCAAGCTTGGCCACTGCGACGTTATCGAGGAGGTTATTATTGGAGAAGATACTCTCATCAAGTTCtctggtgttgctggtggTGAAGCTTGCACAATTGTCCTTCGAGGTGCCACAGAACAGCTCCTTGATGAGGCCGAGCGAAGTCTGCATGATGCCCTTGCTGTTCTGTCACAGACTGTCAAGGAGCCCCGAACCACCCTTGGCGGTGGTTGTGCCGAGATGCTCATGGCCAAGGCGGTTGAGGGCGCTGCTACCCGAGTTGAGGGTAAGCGACAACTGGCTGTCTCTAGCTTTGCCGTCGCTCTTCGACAACTTCCCACTATCCTTGCCGACAACGCTGGTCTCGACTCTGGTGACCTTGTTGCCAGATTACGCAAGGCTCTCTACGATGGTCTTACCACTTACGGCCTGGACCTGATGACCCCTGGTGGCGGTATTACTGATATGCGAGATCTCGGCGTTATCGAGAGTTacaagttgaagaaggctgtGGTGTCTTCGGCCAGCGAAGCCGCAGAG cttcttcttcgagtgGACGATATCATCCGGGCAGCTCCTCGTCGACGAGAGCGTATGTAA
- a CDS encoding eukaryotic translation initiation factor eIF2A-domain-containing protein, translated as MAPSFDHLREADLDDDEFNEDDIDISDLRERFEVSLEQGYDSFVVIDGLPQVTEDQKPKLVKFLLKKLNTVGKTREDLIHMPMGDDGKSFRFAFVEYSSPAEAAAATRELDLTPLDKKHTLRVNKFTDIERYGREGRIDETYQPPHIDEFTEKEHLRWFLKDPSGRGRDQFVMYKGESVGVYWNNEKDQPENIVERQHWTETFVQWSPLGTYLTSVHAQGVQLWGGPSWTRQARFAHPFVNLVAFSPGEKYIVTWSNRPISIPDEGHPALSIDDHGKNYVIWDIATATPLRSFANLEPPKVEDGKPPPKMQWPAFKWSADDKYVARLNPGQSISVYELPRMNLLDKTSIKIEGVVDFDWAPATPKRDGVKNYEQLFCYWTPEIGSNPAKVGLMSIPSKQVVRSLNLFSVSDAKLHWQSEAAYICVKVDRHSKSKKSQATTLEIFRVKEKGVPVEVVDTIKDTVINFAWEPKGDRFAIISTTEPVGVTAVPPKTAVSFFCPEKAKKGQQVGNFKHLRTLDKKNSNAIYWSPRGRFVVIATIANQQSSDLDFFDLDFEGEKPESDKDLTANLQAMNTADHYGVTDVEWDPSGRFVASWASAWKHSMENGYHIYDFKGEALREEPLEKFKQFSWRPRPPTLLTKEEQKAVRKNLREYSRVFEQEDADRGASADLAVVEARRHMLEEWYNWRESVEAEILEEREALGLPKDPHAPLLEAYTKSLEGLTSEADRVIEEIVEEVLEESEEILA; from the exons ATGGCGCCCTCTTTCGACCACCTCCGCGAGGCCGAccttgacgatgacgagtTTAACGAGGATGATATTGATATCTCCGATCTGCGAGAACGATTCGAGGTTTCACTGGAACAAGGCTATGACAGCTTCGTGGTTATCGATGGCCTGCCCCAAGTCACAGAGGATCAGAAGCCCAAGCTTGTCAagttcttgttgaagaagctcaacacAGTCGGCAAGACACGCGAGGACTTGATACATATGCCCATGGGTGACGATGGAAAGTCTTTTCG ATTCGCCTTTGTTGAATACTCTTCGCccgctgaggctgctgccgCTACTCGCGAGCTCGACCTCACCCCCCTCGACAAGAAGCACACTCTCCGCGTCAACAAGTTCACCGATATCGAGCGATATGGACGAGAAGGTCGTATCGACGAGACCTACCAACCCCCTCACATCGACGAGTTCACCGAGAAGGAGCATCTGCGATGGTTCCTCAAGGATCCCTCAGGCCGCGGCCGAGACCAGTTCGTTATGTACAAGGGCGAGAGCGTCGGCGTCTACTGGAACAACGAGAAGGATCAACCTGAGAACATCGTTGAGCGACAGCACTGGACTGAGACATTTGTTCAGTGGTCTCCTCTCGGCACATACCTCACCTCTGTTCATGCCCAGGGTGTTCAGCTTTGGGGCGGTCCTTCATGGACACGACAGGCCCGATTCGCTCACCCCTTCGTGAACCTGGTTGCTTTCTCTCCCGGTGAGAAGTACATCGTCACCTGGTCTAACCGCCCTATCTCCATCCCCGACGAGGGCCACCCCGCCCTTTCGATCGACGACCATGGCAAGAACTATGTGATCTGGGACATCGCTACCGCTACTCCTCTGCGATCTTTCGCCAACCTCGAACCTCCCAAGGTGGAGGATGGCAAGCCCCCGCCTAAGATGCAGTGGCCCGCCTTCAAATGGTCTGCTGACGACAAGTACGTTGCCCGTCTCAACCCCGGCCAGTCCATCTCCGTATACGAGCTTCCCCGCATGAACCTTCTCGACAAGACCtccatcaagatcgagggTGTTGTGGACTTCGACTGGGCTCCTGCTACCCCCAAGCGCGATGGTGTCAAGAACTACGAGCAGCTGTTCTGCTACTGGACCCCTGAAATCGGCAGCAACCCCGCCAAGGTCGGCTTGATGAGCATTCCCTCAAAACAGGTCGTTCGATCCCTGAACCTCTTCAGCGTTAGTGACGCCAAGCTTCACTGGCAATCCGAGGCTGCCTACATTTGCGTCAAGGTCGACCGACACTCCAAGTCGAAGAAGTCTCAAGCAACCACACTCGAGATTTTCCgtgtcaaggagaagggtgTCCCTGTTGAGGTCGTTGACACTATCAAGGATACCGTTATCAACTTTGCCTGGGAGCCCAAGGGTGACAGGtttgccatcatctccacaACCGAGCCCGTAGGCGTTACTGCTGTGCCCCCTAAGACTGCAGTTTCTTTCTTCTGCCCTGAGAAGGCTAAGAAGGGCCAACAAGTGGGTAACTTCAAGCACCTCCGAACgcttgacaagaagaacagcaacGCCATCTACTGGTCACCCCGCGGTCGCTTTGTTGTTATTGCCACCATTGCCAACCAGCAGAGCTCCGATCTGGACTTCTTCGACCTTGATTTCGAGGGCGAGAAGCCCGAGTCCGACAAGGACCTTACCGCCAACCTCCAGGCTATGAACACCGCCGACCACTATGGTGTCACAGATGTTGAGTGGGACCCTTCAGGCCGATTCGTTGCCTCATGGGCGTCTGCTTGGAAGCACTCG ATGGAAAACGGCTACCACATTTACGATTTCAAGGGCGAGGCTCTACGAGAAGAGCCgcttgagaagttcaagcAGTTCTCATGGCGCCCTCGGCCCCCGACTCTgctcaccaaggaggagcagaaggCTGTGCGCAAGAACCTTCGAGAGTACAGCCGCGTCTTTGAGCAAGAAGATGCTGACCGTGGTGCGTCTGCTGACTTGGCTGTGGTTGAGGCTCGCCGACATATGCTCGAGGAGTGGTACAACTGGCGCGAGTCCGTCGAGGCTGAGATTCTGGAAGAGCGCGAGGCTCTTGGCCTACCAAAGGATCCCCATGCTCCTCTGCTAGAGGCTTACACAAAGTCTCTCGAGGGCTTAACATCAGAGGCGGATCGGGTGATTGAGGAGATTGTGGAGGAAGTTCTTGAGGAGAGTGAGGAGATCCTCGCATAG
- a CDS encoding SWIB/MDM2 domain-containing protein, giving the protein MSVPLTTEELERYTAIIDDILETSDLETISRKKIRQGLENKLGGQDLSDQKNAIKRLIEARFDAVSGANNGIEPPSTVDYAANGTSDVGETEQSATPEPSRKKVKRSSSAEDADAKLAAQLQAQENSLARGRKTRGGDKAKPTKKKAAPRKKSAKKVKADDDSDLEPADGEVGKKRKAGGGFQKPFNLSETLSELVGETQLSRPQVVKKLWEHIKANDLQDPNDKRQIICDDKMQAVFKQARVDMFRMNKDIGSHLYPVGEE; this is encoded by the exons atgagcGTCCCTT TGACTACCGAAGAGCTCGAGCGCTATACCGCTATCATTGATGACATCCTTGAGACGTCCGACCTTGAGACTATATCACGAAAGAAGATCCGGCAGGGGTTGGAGAACAAGCTTGGCGGCCAGGATCTGAGCGACCAGAAG AACGCCATCAAACGACTTATCGAAGCTCGGTTCGACGCCGTATCTGGGGCCAACAACGGAATCGAACCTCCCTCCACTGTCGACTATGCGGCCAACGGTACATCCGATGTAGGCGAGACCGAGCAATCCGCCACCCCAGAACCTTCACGAAAGAAGGTTAAGCGATCATCCTCGGCTGAAGATGCGGACGCCAAGTTGGCCGCGCAACTACAGGCGCAGGAAAATAGCTTGGCCAGAGGGCGCAAGACTCGAGGGGGCGACAAAGCAAAACctaccaagaagaaggcggcgCCGCGCAAGAAAAGTGCGAAGAAGGTCAAAGCCGACGATGATAGCGACCTCGAACCAGCCGATGGTGAGGttggcaagaagagaaaggctggtggtggtttcCAGAAACCTTTCAACTTGAGCGAAACCCTCTCTGAACTTGTTGGCGAGACGCAG CTGTCACGACCTCAagtcgtcaagaagctctgggAACACATCAAAGCAAATGACCTTCAAGACCCGAACGACAAACGTCAAATCATTTGCGACGACAAGATGCAAGCAGTCTTTAAACAGGCAAGGGTTGACATGTTTCGGATGAACAAGGATATCGGTAGTCATCTTTACCCGGTTGGCGAGGAATAA
- a CDS encoding fungal-specific transcription factor domain-containing protein, giving the protein MFTTFDITTSNSLSSGKPPSPPTSQPRPKRAQVSRACDWCRLTRVKCDSTRPCRNCKQANRECVNSGRDDFKSVAAATREVQRLRSQVQQLENKLLSPSPLPQNSDAVCKRSLRWKGVRVNGIQYGPSSLAYFTHRLSTFTKSSFETNVLSSPKLPATSSPLNCDRLQREQQDALLDLYWQGYHAIYPVIDEATFRQHYDSLWSDNTKRQACPLVDLVIALCIQFGSSYTTCDNVVVPDQPGFDFYLQAQQALVQDLDYPSLQSAQCYFLSAIYLLALNKENSAYMMIRSAVAAAESLGLQLDGDNETQDTEGPTCAKTGSRLWRCLVTLDTQVSLHLGRPFAISEPHLYEREHPESDSIAQLAGPNFTISQSSGINWLRFQHERQGLFQVIREIHTELARVMENVLSEIDQPDFYQHPSSREKCAKYLYEQLKRLKAWVEKLPGSLKTPRVQGVPFSVDRSPLDLSQADPLWLQRQRLVLEFDYHSLVIMLTRTFNSFLPTPALGTFNSDNHCITSVNSGIMITNMLHQLSRDSGILAGCFQVFDWQRTATFALAGFSCGYPICPMSPTARKTLTLAARVFEIFGSKAGVQLTNSLKIKCLELVEAFRARLGLATPATTPASNQKSPETLDTVVEPSSYQIMSVGEEALYNAGFDMTFNEDMWTVDTPGGLLWGDLLKDLDSGLVSSLGQVGVDD; this is encoded by the exons ATGTTCACCACTTTTGACATAACAACTTCGAATTCCCTGTCAAGCGGGAAGCCTCCTTCTCCGCCAACCTCACAACCCCGCCCCAAGAGGGCTCAAGTCTCACGCGCCTGTGACTGGTGTCGCTTGACCCGAGTGAAATGCGATTCTACCCGACCTTGTCGGAACTGCAAACAAGCCAATAGAGAATGTGTAAATTCAGGTCGCGATGATTTCAAGAGTGTTGCCGCAGCCACAAG AGAGGTTCAACGGCTGAGAAGTCAGGTGCAGCAACTTGAGAACAAGCTACTAAGTCCATCTCCTTTACCTCAAAATAGTGATGCTGTGTGTAAACGTTCATTAAGGTGGAAAGGGGTCCGAGTGAATGGCATTCAGTACGGTCCATCCTCGCTGGCGTACTTCACTCATCGATTATCGACTTTCACCAAATCAAGCTTCGAGACAAATGTCCTGTCAAGTCCCAAACTACCAGCTACTTCATCTCCGCTTAACTGCGACCGACTGCAGCGTGAACAACAAGACGCTCTCCTCGACCTTTACTGGCAGGGCTATCATGCGATTTATCCAGTGATCGATGAGGCTACTTTTCGACAACATTATGACTCACTCTGGAGTGACAATACGAAGAGACAGGCATGTCCTCTGGTAGACCTTGTGATCGCCTTATGCATACAGTTTGGCTCCTCATACACAACTTGTGATAACGTCGTTGTGCCTGATCAGCCTGGTTTCGATTTCTACCTGCAGGCTCAGCAGGCGCTGGTTCAAGATTTGGATTATCCGTCTTTACAGTCGGCGCAATGCTATTTTCTCAGCGCCATATATCTGTTGGCTTTGAATAAAGAAAACTCGGCCTACATGATGATTCGATCTGCCGTAGCTGCAGCAGAATCACTTGGCCTGCAACTCGATGGCGACAATGAGACCCAAGACACTGAAGGTCCAACTTGCGCAAAAACAGGTTCACGCTTATGGAGATGCCTTGTCACATTGGACACACAGGTTTCTCTGCATTTGGGCCGCCCCTTCGCAATTTCAGAGCCCCATCTGTATGAGCGCGAACACCCAGAATCTGACAGTATCGCTCAACTTGCCGGTCCAAATTTCACCATTTCGCAGTCCTCAGGCATCAACTGGCTTCGCTTTCAGCATGAGAGACAAGGCCTCTTTCAGGTCATTCGTGAGATTCATACTGAATTAGCGAGGGTAATGGAGAATGTTCTTTCGGAGATTGATCAGCCCGACTTTTATCAGCACCCTTCATCACGGGAGAAGTGCGCAAAGTATCTCTATGAGCAGCTCAAGCGTCTCAAGGcctgggttgagaaactgCCGGGGAGTTTAAAGACACCACGGGTACAAGGTGTACCCTTCTCAGTTGATCGCTCGCCGCTCGATCTCAGCCAGGCCGATCCCCTTTGGCTACAAAGACAACGGCTAGTGCTGGAATTTGACTACCATTCCTTAGTCATTATGCTCACTCGAACGTTCAACTCATTTCTACCAACGCCAGCACTGGGCACTTTCAATAGTGATAACCACTGCATAACTAGTGTGAACTCTGGCATTATGATAACAAATATGTTGCACCAGCTCAGCAGGGATTCCGGTATTCTTGCTGGGTGCTTTCAAGTGTTTGATTGGCAGCGTACCGCCACATTTGCTTTAGCTGGCTTCTCTTGCGGATATCCCATTTGTCCAATGTCCCCCACAGCGCGGAAGACGTTGACACTAGCTGCGAGGGTTTTTGAGATATTTGGATCCAAAGCAGGTGTGCAATTGACCAACAGTCTCAAGATCAAATGTCTAGAACTCGTGGAAGCATTCAGAGCAAGGCTTGGTCTCGCTACACCCGCGACAACACCAGCCAGTAACCAGAAAAGCCCAGAAACGTTGGATACTGTGGTGGAGCCGAGTAGCTATCAGATTATGAGTGTTGGTGAGGAAGCTTTATACAATGCAGGTTTTGATATGACATTTAATGAGGATATGTGGACTGTCGACACACCAGGTGGACTGCTCTGGGGCGACTTGTTGAAAGATTTGGATTCAGGCCTAGTTTCATCTCTTGGACAGGTTGGGGTTGACGATTGA
- a CDS encoding uncharacterized protein (of unknown function-domain containing protein), with the protein MTSLYQLNGSLQPFAKLLFLPVAVLISIWVVNTTAKRWMRHRRQHLQAAKAEIVPPEKVAAIEPLHDFNWKTAPRRQLRPFKPTYHITMAIRADTPSELITIDEDYLDRVTHRRSIIATHGSTVHGCTPEGDAAVRELYTYLLSEQLPKRFPTIFQLSKDNSMCENLATGMSFPTLPEGNMDAALRVLGETVEEDLFLLQETPEGHRSVAFMCCFPSGFDPSSKLGKTLVEIHAPVPSYEKIGSSMEKFFTKLEVGKSVKRTNWSVQTHTELFNCQGNHITGDDKYENDEDVDIEKTFLRIELQTLTRLPKTRAILFSFKTYLYPVRQIKDEGLGPAFADAIEGLAKGNAPGMWTYKSAVRWGSSVVTYLRS; encoded by the exons ATGACTTCCTTGTATCAGCTCAATGGCTCTCTGCAGCCTTTTGCGAAACTACTCTTTCTTCCCGTCGCCGTTTTGATATCAATTTGGGTCGTCAACACCACT GCAAAGAGATGGATGCGCCATCGCAGACAGCACTTGCAAGCTGCTAAGGCTGAGATAGTACCGCCTGAAAAAGTGGCAGCTATTGAACCTTTACATGACTTTAACTGGAAAACTGCACCTAGGCGTCAGTTACGGCCATTCAAACCAACATATCACATAACGATGG CTATTCGAGCAGATACGCCATCAGAACTCATCACAATTGACGAAGATTACCTCGACCGCGTTACACATCGACGAAGTATTATTGCCACACATGGGTCTACCGTTCATGGCTGCACTCCCGAAGGTGATGCCGCTGTGCGTGAGCTTTACACTTATCTCCTATCTGAACAGCTTCCCAAGCGCTTCCCGACCATCTTCCAACTCTCAAAAGACAACTCCATGTGCGAGAATCTCGCCACTGGAATGTCCTTCCCCACGCTACCTGAAGGCAACATGGATGCGGCGCTGCGCGTACTCGGTGAGACTGTCgaagaagatctcttcttgttgCAAGAGACTCCAGAAGGCCACCGCTCAGTTGCGTTTATGTGTTGCTTTCCATCGGGCTTCGATCCCTCGTCTAAGCTGGGTAAAACACTTGTGGAGATCCATGCACCTGTGCCGTCATATGAGAAAATCGGTTCTAGTATGGAGAAATTCTTTACAAAGCTGGAAGTTGGAAAGAGTGTTAAACGAACAAAC TGGTCCGTCCAAACTCATACAGAGCTGTTCAACTGCCAGGGCAACCACATAACTGGCGATGATAAGTACgagaatgatgaagatgtcgatATTGAAAAG ACATTCCTCCGCATAGAGCTCCAGACCCTGACTCGTCTACCCAAGACACGGGCCAtccttttctctttcaaGACTTATCTCTACCCTGTCCGTCAGATCAAGGACGAGGGTCTCGGGCCTGCCTTTGCCGATGCTATTGAGGGACTTGCCAAGGGTAATGCTCCCGGCATGTGGACTTACAAGAGCGCGGTACGATGGGGAAGCAGTGTAGTTACTTATCTGAGATCATGA